In Carnobacteriaceae bacterium zg-84, the genomic window AAATAAAGTAAGGATCTACTTTACCCAATTCAGCCCATAAAAAATGACCTGTTTGTAATTCCTTTGTTGTTAAAATTGCTTGATACAAAGCAATCATAATAGGCATTTGAATTAAAGCTGGTAAACATCCTGCCAATTGATTCACACCATGTTTTTCATTTAATTCTTTCATTGCCTGCTGCAATTCTAATTGTGTTTGTCTATCTCTAGCAGAATATTTTTCTCTTAATTTTTTTATTTCAGGTTGTAATTCTGCTGTTTTTCGAGTTGCTTTATATTGATATTGCATAATCGGCAACAATATAATACGCGTAATAATTGTAAATAAAATAATACCTAAAGCGTAATTATCACCTGCCAAATGAGATAAATATTTAATAAATTCAGACAAATGGTCAATCGCATGATCCCATAAACCTTTTTGTCCTGTTTGACTATTACCACAACCTGCTAATAAAAAAATGAAAGATGATAATATCAAACCTCTTTGTAACTTTTTACTCTTCACTCTTTTTTTCCTCCACCTTTTCATCTGTTTTAATGAGCTGGCATAATTTAAAAACATGTTTTAAACTCGATTTCATATCTTCCACACTCATCTCAACAACTGGATTTCTCGCAATGATAATTATATCATAATTTTTGTATAATATG contains:
- the yidC gene encoding membrane protein insertase YidC; its protein translation is MKRWRKKRVKSKKLQRGLILSSFIFLLAGCGNSQTGQKGLWDHAIDHLSEFIKYLSHLAGDNYALGIILFTIITRIILLPIMQYQYKATRKTAELQPEIKKLREKYSARDRQTQLELQQAMKELNEKHGVNQLAGCLPALIQMPIMIALYQAILTTKELQTGHFLWAELGKVDPYFILPALAAFFTWLNGYLTLQGQTKDAQQLKFMQLYMLPAMIFFFGFSLNAALSLYWVVGNIFAVGQTLLLNNPYKLRREREQKLKEEKAKARALKKAMLKATKK